Part of the Brevibacillus brevis genome is shown below.
TATGGTCGTGCTTGACTGGATGCACGCGACGCTCACGCTGCCGGGGATTGCCGGCTTCATTCTGGCGGTCGGGATCGCGGTCGACGCGAACATCATTACGTACGAACGGATCCAGGAAGAAATTCGCTCCGGAAAAACGATTCTGTCCGCTTTCCGTGCCGGCGAACGACGTTCCCTGATTACGATTATCGACGCACATGTGACGACGCTGATCGCCACAGGCGTCCTGTTCTACTTCGGTACGAGCTCCGTTCAAGGCTTTGCCGTGGTCCTGGCCATGACGATCATCGTCAGCATCATCACCAACGTGTTTGGGTCTCGCTTCCTCCTTTGGCTGGTAGTCCGTTCCAACATGTTTAAAAAGCCGTTCTGGTTCGGAGTAAAGGAGAGTGAGATCGGTGAGCTTTAATGCAGAAAACACGGTTGTCCGCTTTGACATCGTAAAGAACCGCCGGAAGTTTTTTATCGGTTCTTCCGTGATTATTATTTTGGGATTGCTGTTCATTCTGTTCTCGGGCATGCACCTCGGTGTTGACTTTAAAGCAGGTACGCGTCTCGACCTGTTTATCGGTAAACAATTCAACCCTGAAGACGTAGAGACGGTCATCAAGCAGGAGGTTCCGGACGTCGTCTTTACGAAAGTGACGCCTTACGGGACGAACCAGGCTTTCACCCGCTTTGACCAAACGATTTCGTCGGATACCATGATGAAGCTGGAAACAGCCTTGAAGAAAAAGTTTGGGGATCAGGTCACCAAGCAGGTTTCTTCCGTCGATCCAGCGATTGCCCGTGAAATGGTGAAGAAGGCGGCGATCGCCGTTTCGATTGCTGCGATCGGGATCGTCATCTACATCGCGATCCGCTTTCAATGGTTGTTCGGGATTGCCACCGTCATCGGGCTGATCCATGACGTGTTTATCCCGATTGCGCTCTTCTCGGTATTCAGGCTGGAAGTGGACATTACGTTCATCGCAGCGCTGTTGACGATTCTCGGTTACTCGATCAACGACAAGATCGTTATTTTTGACCGGATTCGGGAAAACCTGAGAACGATGAAGTCCAAAACCATTCCGGATCTGGAGCATCTGGTCAACGTGTCACTCTGGCAAACGATGCGCCGTTCCGTATACACGGTAGCGACCGTATTCTTCACAGCATTGGCTCTGGCCGTGCTGGGAAGCGAGAGCATTCGCAACTTCTCCCTGGCCCTCTTGTTCGGTCTGGTGAGCGGTACGTACTCCTCGATCTTTATCGCGGCGCAAATTTGGGTAAACCTGAAAGAACGAAATATGAAAAAGAAAAATGGATAACTCGTCTGTCTATCGCAGATGACGCACATACACCGCGGGGGCGCTTCCCCCGCGGTTTTTCGCTCTTCTTGGGGGTGATTTCGACCAACGAGCCTGGTTTGCTCTTTACAGTCACAGGCAGGTCCATTTGATACTGGTAATAATTTATGAGATTCTTATCCAGTATAAGGGAAACGAAGGCTCTCACACAGGTCTGGCGAAGTCAGTTTTTCCAAGAGAGGAGGAGGTTGCTATGGCGGATGACCGCTTGGCGAAAGCGCAGTTTGGCGCATGGGTCGGGATCATAGGGAATCTGGCGTTGGCAGGAGTCAAGCTCGTCGTCGGTTTGCTAGCCAAATCGCAGGCGATGATCGCCGATTCCGTCCATTCTGCATCGGATGTCGTCGGATCGGTCGCGGTGCTGATCGGCATTCGGGCAGCAGAACGCCCTCCAGATGAAGACCATCCGTACGGGCACGGGAAGGCTGAGTCGATTTCGGCCATTATCGTTTCGGTGCTGCTAGTCGTAGTCGGTTTTGAAATCGGCATCTCTTCCATCAAATCGTTTTTCTCTCCCGTCGAAGCGCCTGGCTTTCTCGCCGTGTGGGCTGCGATCGGTTCCATGGTGGTCAAGGAAGCGATGTTTCGTTACAAGTACAATCTCGGCAAAAAGCTGAACAGCCAGTCGCTCATCGCCAATGCGTGGGAGCATCGTTCGGACGTGTACTCTTCCTTTGCCGCCCTGGTCGGGATTGGAGGAGCCATTCTGGGAGAATGGCTGGGTGTGCCCTGGATGCTGTACCTCGACCCGGCTGCAGGTGTTTTTGTCTCTGCTCTGGTGTTGAAAATGTCGTACAACATCATGATGGAGTCGATTCACAGTACGCTCGACCACGTTCTGCACGAAGAAGATACGGTGGAGTTCCGTCAAACGATCGAGAGCGTTCCCGGCGTCATGCGCATCGATACGTTGCGTGCCAGGGAAACAGGGCACTATCTCATCATTGACGTCAAAATCGGGGTAAACCCGCACATCAGTGTGGAAGAAGGGCACCGAGTCGGCAAGCACGTCAAACAAGAGCTGCTGGACCACTTTCCGCAAGTGCGCGACGTATTTGTCCATATCAATCCGTACGATCCGTTGCCGACAGCACCGTAGGATCCGTCCGTTTTCACGGGTGCGTACCGTGGAGGGGGGGTTCCCGGAAGGGTCCTTGCGCCAAGGTATGGTTATGCAGTTGTCAGTCTCCTGCTCCATCCTCTATAATGAATGAGGATTGGAGGCGTGCTCATTGTTGAAAGCGAAAACACGCTGGCAACTGGCGGCTTACGACGAGCAGTTGGCGGCGGCGATTGCTGCCGAGTGTCAGTTGACACCGCTCGTATCCAAGCTGCTGGTGATTCGCGGCATTGATTCACCACAGAAGGCTCGAGAGTTTCTCGAAGCCGGTCCGGAGCTTTTTCATGATCCGTTTCTTTTGGATGGCATGGAGAAAAGCGTGCATCGCATCAAACAGGCTATCGAGAACAAAGAGCCGATTTGCATTTATGGAGATTACGACGCTGACGGCGTCAGTTCCACTTCACTCATGGTTCACCTGTTGCGCCAACTGGGTGCAGTCTTCGATTATTACATTCCCAACCGCTTTACGGAAGGATACGGGTTACATAAAGACGCTTTGGCTCAGCTGCATCGGGACGGATACAAGCTGATCATTACGGTCGATACCGGGATCAGTGCGGTAGACCAGGTCGAATTCGCCAAACAACTGGGCCTTGAGGTCATCGTAACCGACCACCACGAACCTCCGGCAGTCATCCCGGAGGCATTTGCTGTGATCAACCCGAAGAAGCCAGGCTGCACGTATCCGTTTGACATGCTGGCGGGTGTCGGAGTGGCCTTCAAGCTGGGGCATGCCCTGCTGGGCGAGGCACCGCTGCACTTGGCGGATTTGGCCGCTCTGGGGACGATTGCCGATCTGGTTCCGCTGGTCGATGAAAATCGGATATTGGCGCGGGCGGGATTGAAACGGCTGAATCAGACTCGCAACATCGGGCTGCAGGCCTTGATTCGCGTATGCGGGCTCTCGGACAGCGAGCTGTCTGCGGGGCACGTCGGGTTTGCCCTCGGGCCGCGCTTGAATGCCAGTGGACGGCTGGAAACGGCGGAATCGGCGGTCAAGCTGTTGACGACGGAAGATCTGGAGGAAGCCGAGCGCTGCGCTCAGGCGTTGGACGATTTAAACCGGGAGCGTCAAGAGCTGGTCCAGTCGATGACGGAAGAAGCGATCCAGATGGTCCGCGAGCAGTTCCCGCCCGATGAGCATCACGTCCTGGTAGTGGCAAAAGAAGGCTGGAACGTGGGAGTCGTCGGAATCGTCGCTTCCCGCCTGGTCGAGACCTTTTACCGGCCGACGATCGTCCTGGGCATCGATCCGGAAAAAGGAACGGCCAAAGGCTCCGCGCGCAGCATCGCCGGCTTTGACATGTACGAAGCATTGACTGCTTGCAAGGAGTGGCTTCCGCACTTCGGCGGGCATACGATGGCTGCGGGAATGACGCTGCCGGTCGAAAACCTCGGCCCTTTGCGACAGCGGCTGAACGAGCTGGCGGGTGAGTGGCTGGCCCCCGACGACTTCACACCGCTGACTAAGGTAGACGTCTCCATGGACATTCAGGAAATCAGTCTGGAGGCTGCTCAGCAGCTGGAGATGCTGGCTCCGTACGGGATGGGGAATCCGACGCCGCTGATCATGCTCGAGGACGTGGAGACATCCGGCATGCGCACGATCGGCCGCGATGACAACCATTTGAAATGCTCCTTGCAAAAAGGGAGCACGACCGTGGATGCCATCGGTTTTAACTGGGCGCACGTCACGAAAAAGGTGACGCCAAAGGCAAAATTCCGCGTGCTGGGCGAGCTGTCGGTCAACGAATGGAACGGCAACCGCAAGCCGCAGCTGACGATCCGCGATTTGGCGGTTTTGCATCAGCAAGTCTTCGATTGGCGGGGAAGCCGGGACAAGTGGGAAAAATGGCTGCAAATTGCGAGCGAGCCCCATTCCCTTACGGTGCTGTTTCGCGAGGAAAGCTACGACTGGTTTGCTTCCAGAGCGTCCGAGGAACAGATCAAAAACGTGCTGTACGCGGGTGCAGACATGGAAGGCAGCTCTTTGCCGGACCTGCAAAACGTCGTTCTGTACGATCTGCCCAAGCGCCGTTCTGACATGCAGGCCGTTCTTTCGCGGGTACAAGGGGCCGAACGAATCTACTGCCTGTTCGGAGATCCCGATTTGGGCATGGAACGGCTGTCTTGCCCTGGACGGGAGCACTTTAAGCAGCTCTACCAGTTTCTCGTGCAAGTGCCGGTCGTCCAGCACATGCACCTGGACGCGCTTGCACGCAAGCTCAAATGGAAGCGCGGCCTTCTTGACGGCATGCTCGGGATTTTTATGGAGCTGGAGCTGCTGACCGAAGAGCCGGGACAGTATCGGCTGCAAAACCCTTCGGGGAAAAGGCCGCTGGAAAGCTCGCGTCTGTACCTGGCCTGGAAGGAAGAGGCGGAGTTGGCAACGGATCTGCTGTTGTCCTCTTCGGATGAATTGATTCGCACGTTTCAACAGTTGGTGGAACCTGCCACCATTTAGGAGGAATTATTCATGGATTTTAAACAGTACATTCGCGTCATCCCTGATTTCCCGCAACCGGGAATCCGCTTCAAGGACATCACCACACTGTTGAAGGATGGCCCAGCCTATCGGGCTGCCATCGAAGAACTGGCCGTATTCGCTCGCGAAGTGCAGGCGGAAGTCATCGCCGGGCCGGAAGCGCGCGGTTTTGTCGTGGGAGCGCCCCTGTCCTACGAGCTGGGCATCGGGTTCGTTCCGATCCGCAAATCGGGCAAGCTGCCATACGAGTCCATCAAGGCGGAATACGACCTTGAGTACGGCAAGGACGCACTGGCGATCCACGTCGATGCGATCAAACCTGGCCAGCGCGTGTTGATTGCCGATGACCTGCTCGCAACAGGCGGAACCATCGAAACGACGATCAATCTGGTTGAGCAGCTGGGCGGTAAAGTCGTCGGCGCCGCATTTTTCATCGAGCTGTCTTACCTGGATGGACGCCAAAAAATTGGCGATTTTCCAGTCAAATCCTTGGTGCAATACTAAAAAACCGACAAAAAAACGGGCGATTTGCCCGTTTTTTGCTTTTTTCCTCGACTGTTCATAGTTTACAGG
Proteins encoded:
- a CDS encoding adenine phosphoribosyltransferase; translation: MDFKQYIRVIPDFPQPGIRFKDITTLLKDGPAYRAAIEELAVFAREVQAEVIAGPEARGFVVGAPLSYELGIGFVPIRKSGKLPYESIKAEYDLEYGKDALAIHVDAIKPGQRVLIADDLLATGGTIETTINLVEQLGGKVVGAAFFIELSYLDGRQKIGDFPVKSLVQY
- a CDS encoding cation diffusion facilitator family transporter produces the protein MADDRLAKAQFGAWVGIIGNLALAGVKLVVGLLAKSQAMIADSVHSASDVVGSVAVLIGIRAAERPPDEDHPYGHGKAESISAIIVSVLLVVVGFEIGISSIKSFFSPVEAPGFLAVWAAIGSMVVKEAMFRYKYNLGKKLNSQSLIANAWEHRSDVYSSFAALVGIGGAILGEWLGVPWMLYLDPAAGVFVSALVLKMSYNIMMESIHSTLDHVLHEEDTVEFRQTIESVPGVMRIDTLRARETGHYLIIDVKIGVNPHISVEEGHRVGKHVKQELLDHFPQVRDVFVHINPYDPLPTAP
- the recJ gene encoding single-stranded-DNA-specific exonuclease RecJ; this translates as MLKAKTRWQLAAYDEQLAAAIAAECQLTPLVSKLLVIRGIDSPQKAREFLEAGPELFHDPFLLDGMEKSVHRIKQAIENKEPICIYGDYDADGVSSTSLMVHLLRQLGAVFDYYIPNRFTEGYGLHKDALAQLHRDGYKLIITVDTGISAVDQVEFAKQLGLEVIVTDHHEPPAVIPEAFAVINPKKPGCTYPFDMLAGVGVAFKLGHALLGEAPLHLADLAALGTIADLVPLVDENRILARAGLKRLNQTRNIGLQALIRVCGLSDSELSAGHVGFALGPRLNASGRLETAESAVKLLTTEDLEEAERCAQALDDLNRERQELVQSMTEEAIQMVREQFPPDEHHVLVVAKEGWNVGVVGIVASRLVETFYRPTIVLGIDPEKGTAKGSARSIAGFDMYEALTACKEWLPHFGGHTMAAGMTLPVENLGPLRQRLNELAGEWLAPDDFTPLTKVDVSMDIQEISLEAAQQLEMLAPYGMGNPTPLIMLEDVETSGMRTIGRDDNHLKCSLQKGSTTVDAIGFNWAHVTKKVTPKAKFRVLGELSVNEWNGNRKPQLTIRDLAVLHQQVFDWRGSRDKWEKWLQIASEPHSLTVLFREESYDWFASRASEEQIKNVLYAGADMEGSSLPDLQNVVLYDLPKRRSDMQAVLSRVQGAERIYCLFGDPDLGMERLSCPGREHFKQLYQFLVQVPVVQHMHLDALARKLKWKRGLLDGMLGIFMELELLTEEPGQYRLQNPSGKRPLESSRLYLAWKEEAELATDLLLSSSDELIRTFQQLVEPATI
- the secF gene encoding protein translocase subunit SecF, with the translated sequence MSFNAENTVVRFDIVKNRRKFFIGSSVIIILGLLFILFSGMHLGVDFKAGTRLDLFIGKQFNPEDVETVIKQEVPDVVFTKVTPYGTNQAFTRFDQTISSDTMMKLETALKKKFGDQVTKQVSSVDPAIAREMVKKAAIAVSIAAIGIVIYIAIRFQWLFGIATVIGLIHDVFIPIALFSVFRLEVDITFIAALLTILGYSINDKIVIFDRIRENLRTMKSKTIPDLEHLVNVSLWQTMRRSVYTVATVFFTALALAVLGSESIRNFSLALLFGLVSGTYSSIFIAAQIWVNLKERNMKKKNG